The Desulfuromonas versatilis genome has a segment encoding these proteins:
- a CDS encoding rhodanese-like domain-containing protein: MIGRFALQKAMFLLALLAAGCSAAVQPQPPADPAGQATAQAPGKIEKAVEQDPALRITTAEVMHLVALGPELGHFFLVDARPEVKYQEGHVPHAVSIPKPLLSQNLDKLPKDETIIFYCGGLHCALSPESAEIARQNGFSNLKVWYEGMPGWTEAGNYAVTELPYVEKLVTQGSDKPFLLVDSRPAVKYNKAFIPGAVSIPKAEFDLKKGLLPTDKDLPVIFYCGGYKCELSHESAKLALELGYKNVSVFAAGEPAWQEAGLPLWGDEPSGAVTKAAPKEEGALPEAIAAAEFKQLLQKGKIQVIDVRAPKEFGEGHIPGSINIYDEDFIFKTREAVAQLATDKRVVLVCSTGARSASAYYAILGESDYPNKKRLQYLDCVVDYLPDGSFVAD, from the coding sequence ATGATCGGACGTTTTGCTTTGCAGAAAGCCATGTTTCTCTTGGCTCTTTTGGCCGCTGGCTGCAGCGCGGCCGTTCAACCCCAGCCACCGGCAGATCCTGCCGGGCAGGCCACGGCCCAGGCCCCGGGAAAAATCGAAAAGGCCGTGGAGCAGGACCCCGCCTTGCGCATCACCACGGCAGAGGTAATGCATTTGGTCGCCCTCGGGCCGGAATTGGGCCACTTCTTTCTGGTCGATGCCCGTCCGGAGGTCAAGTACCAGGAAGGCCACGTCCCCCACGCCGTCAGCATCCCCAAACCGCTGTTGTCGCAGAACCTCGACAAACTGCCCAAAGACGAGACCATCATCTTCTACTGCGGTGGCCTGCACTGCGCGCTCAGCCCCGAATCGGCGGAAATCGCCAGGCAGAACGGTTTCAGCAACCTCAAGGTCTGGTACGAGGGGATGCCGGGCTGGACCGAAGCCGGCAACTACGCCGTCACCGAACTGCCTTACGTGGAGAAACTGGTCACCCAGGGGAGCGACAAGCCCTTCCTGCTGGTCGATTCGCGCCCCGCGGTCAAATACAACAAGGCCTTCATCCCCGGCGCCGTCTCCATCCCCAAAGCCGAATTCGATTTGAAGAAAGGCCTGCTCCCCACGGATAAAGACCTTCCGGTCATTTTCTACTGCGGCGGCTACAAGTGCGAATTGAGCCACGAATCGGCGAAACTTGCCCTGGAGCTTGGCTATAAGAATGTTTCGGTCTTCGCCGCCGGCGAACCGGCCTGGCAGGAAGCCGGTTTGCCCCTGTGGGGGGATGAGCCGAGCGGTGCGGTCACCAAGGCGGCGCCCAAGGAAGAAGGGGCACTGCCCGAGGCTATCGCCGCCGCCGAATTCAAGCAGTTGCTGCAGAAGGGCAAGATCCAGGTCATCGACGTGCGCGCCCCCAAGGAGTTCGGTGAAGGACACATCCCCGGGTCGATCAATATCTACGACGAGGATTTCATCTTCAAAACCAGGGAGGCCGTGGCCCAACTGGCCACCGACAAACGGGTGGTCTTGGTCTGCTCCACCGGAGCCCGCAGCGCCAGCGCCTACTACGCCATCCTCGGCGAATCGGACTACCCCAACAAAAAGCGCCTGCAGTACCTCGACTGCGTGGTCGACTACTTGCCCGACGGCTCCTTCGTCGCTGACTAG
- a CDS encoding FG-GAP repeat domain-containing protein, with amino-acid sequence MKFFGFCRRLVLALSMVFLPLAAHAGVAEDVARDFKPVAGVIVMPVQQEGYLIDLDASKGLRTGDLIAVVRPGDKVVHPITGEMLGTLDEVKGILQVTRIKSGYSYARAITEATSIERGDAVRRFENISATFWDYTGKGEAFFADLKAALPTLDWQDYSSAQLNRPQTPSAPAQGGPLLIFVLQYNELSVRGPGFQVLQAYPAPSSLVATAAPQTAPQPTVQAPSAAPAAGPGPVSALQPGAIVRPAPAPAISAAPAAGAIVRQKAEAPEGLWYGPEFTDQVVGVEAADLDGDGQLEIATAFPHRIEIGRNSGGQYQSIAQVDLGFAQKAISLDGVDLDQDGRSELYVTASGGGNLASLVVGHQGGAYRVAKSGISMYFRAVTLPGEGRVLLGQRMGPGKNDFYGSVFRVVNAGGEPGEGAAVDLPSKANLFGFLPMPPAGGKKILAHLTERDRLQVLTTVGDLLWEGEERFGGSEAFIERPDPTLRSETLINTRNVFPQVRIEPGPQGEILVPANEGSRLFGQSRQYKKSRLVAMAWDGHTLREAWHTQPQEGYMADFRLADYDNDGKLEVLTGVVFSREGISSKGRSVLIGYELN; translated from the coding sequence GTGAAGTTTTTCGGTTTTTGCAGACGGTTGGTCCTTGCCCTGAGCATGGTTTTCCTCCCCCTGGCCGCCCATGCCGGGGTTGCCGAGGACGTGGCACGGGACTTTAAGCCCGTAGCCGGCGTGATAGTCATGCCGGTACAGCAGGAGGGATACCTCATCGACCTGGACGCCTCCAAGGGCCTGCGCACCGGCGACCTGATCGCGGTGGTTCGCCCCGGGGACAAGGTAGTGCACCCCATCACCGGCGAGATGCTCGGCACCCTCGACGAGGTCAAGGGGATCCTCCAGGTCACCCGCATCAAGTCGGGATACTCCTATGCCAGGGCAATCACCGAGGCCACCAGCATCGAACGCGGCGACGCCGTCCGGCGCTTCGAAAACATCTCCGCCACCTTCTGGGACTACACCGGGAAAGGAGAGGCCTTCTTTGCCGATCTGAAGGCCGCCCTGCCGACCCTCGACTGGCAGGACTACAGCTCCGCCCAGCTTAACCGCCCGCAGACCCCGAGCGCCCCAGCGCAGGGAGGCCCACTGCTGATTTTCGTCCTGCAATACAACGAGCTTAGCGTTCGCGGGCCCGGATTCCAGGTGCTGCAGGCCTATCCGGCACCGAGTTCGCTCGTGGCAACAGCGGCTCCCCAGACTGCCCCGCAGCCGACGGTTCAGGCCCCATCCGCCGCGCCTGCGGCCGGCCCCGGCCCGGTTTCCGCACTCCAGCCCGGCGCCATCGTCCGTCCGGCCCCGGCACCCGCCATCTCCGCCGCTCCAGCCGCAGGCGCCATCGTCCGGCAGAAGGCCGAGGCTCCCGAGGGGCTCTGGTACGGTCCCGAATTCACGGACCAGGTCGTCGGCGTGGAAGCTGCCGACCTCGATGGCGACGGCCAACTGGAAATCGCCACCGCCTTCCCCCACCGGATCGAAATCGGGCGAAACAGCGGCGGCCAGTATCAGAGCATTGCCCAGGTGGATCTGGGTTTCGCCCAGAAGGCCATCTCCCTTGACGGAGTCGACCTGGACCAGGACGGCCGCAGCGAACTGTATGTCACCGCCAGCGGAGGGGGAAATCTGGCCTCTCTGGTCGTCGGCCACCAGGGTGGGGCCTACCGGGTGGCGAAGAGCGGCATTTCCATGTACTTCAGGGCCGTCACCCTTCCCGGCGAAGGGCGGGTGTTGCTCGGCCAGCGAATGGGCCCGGGGAAGAACGACTTTTACGGCTCCGTCTTCCGCGTGGTGAACGCCGGCGGGGAACCGGGCGAGGGCGCAGCCGTCGACCTGCCTTCCAAAGCCAACCTGTTCGGGTTCCTCCCCATGCCACCGGCAGGGGGCAAGAAGATCCTGGCTCATCTCACCGAGCGCGACCGGCTGCAGGTTCTCACCACCGTCGGGGACCTTCTCTGGGAGGGTGAAGAGCGCTTCGGCGGAAGCGAGGCCTTCATCGAGCGACCTGATCCCACGCTGCGCTCCGAAACCCTGATCAACACCCGCAACGTGTTCCCCCAGGTGCGCATCGAACCCGGCCCCCAAGGCGAGATCCTGGTTCCGGCCAACGAGGGATCGCGCCTCTTCGGCCAGAGCCGCCAATACAAGAAAAGCCGCCTGGTGGCCATGGCCTGGGACGGCCACACCCTGCGCGAGGCCTGGCACACCCAGCCCCAGGAAGGCTACATGGCCGACTTCCGGCTCGCCGACTACGACAACGACGGCAAACTTGAGGTCCTGACCGGTGTGGTCTTCTCTCGGGAAGGGATTTCCTCCAAGGGCCGTTCGGTCCTGATCGGCTACGAGTTGAATTGA
- a CDS encoding alginate export family protein: protein MSKFTKILVALLATAAMATPALAIDADFKGFFQARGIAYDNLDATDVTDDNARGVDQRFRLWTNAALTENVKAVFAIEVDNVWGRSPFGKRSGGDVGAVGADATGAIEIKHVYLDFNVPELDTKFIAGTQGWDQGRGYIIGDDGAGLKVIKALPGVNGNLALYWLKTEEGDKFDDSADGDYYSVQMDFAAGGWSVVPFIGYWDRQDSDRVGYVGFSVDGKAGPVGLGVTLIANDWKDGNTDGNGYVGFANASLAAGMATFGAEIGYMGDSDSADGQFVDVSNYNNFAEVLTGGKFDGRGTIGAQAVSDTAMNWLYGKLTAGLKFNDKHSMDFAYIYAESAEDGAFRVPDTITFGHEVDAYYNWNFMKGLSLTLGGGYLFVDEEFAQAKAFDATLLADGSNLAAAIAAADAASEDDAWKVGTALTYKF, encoded by the coding sequence GTGAGTAAATTTACCAAGATTCTGGTTGCGTTGCTGGCTACCGCCGCAATGGCGACCCCGGCGCTCGCCATCGACGCCGACTTCAAGGGCTTCTTCCAGGCCCGCGGCATTGCCTACGACAATCTGGATGCTACTGACGTGACGGACGACAACGCCCGCGGCGTCGACCAGCGTTTCCGCCTCTGGACCAACGCCGCCCTCACCGAAAACGTGAAAGCCGTTTTCGCCATCGAGGTCGACAACGTCTGGGGTAGAAGCCCCTTCGGTAAGCGCTCCGGCGGCGACGTCGGTGCGGTCGGGGCCGACGCTACCGGCGCCATCGAGATCAAGCATGTCTACCTCGACTTCAATGTTCCCGAACTCGACACCAAGTTCATCGCCGGTACCCAGGGCTGGGATCAGGGCCGTGGCTACATCATCGGCGACGACGGCGCCGGCCTCAAGGTCATCAAGGCCCTCCCCGGCGTCAACGGCAACCTGGCCCTGTACTGGCTGAAGACCGAAGAAGGCGACAAGTTCGACGACAGCGCCGACGGCGACTACTACAGCGTTCAGATGGACTTCGCTGCTGGCGGCTGGTCGGTCGTTCCCTTCATCGGCTACTGGGACCGCCAGGACTCCGACCGCGTCGGCTACGTCGGCTTCAGTGTCGACGGCAAAGCAGGCCCCGTGGGTCTGGGCGTTACCCTGATCGCCAACGACTGGAAAGACGGCAACACTGATGGGAATGGTTACGTCGGCTTCGCCAACGCCAGCCTGGCGGCCGGGATGGCCACCTTCGGTGCCGAAATCGGCTACATGGGCGACAGCGACTCCGCCGACGGCCAGTTCGTCGACGTCAGCAACTACAACAACTTCGCCGAAGTCCTGACCGGCGGCAAGTTCGACGGCCGCGGCACCATCGGCGCCCAGGCTGTCAGCGACACCGCCATGAACTGGCTCTACGGCAAACTCACCGCCGGCCTCAAGTTCAACGACAAGCACAGCATGGATTTCGCCTACATCTATGCCGAGTCCGCCGAGGACGGTGCTTTCCGGGTGCCTGACACCATCACCTTCGGCCACGAGGTCGACGCCTACTACAACTGGAACTTCATGAAGGGCCTGTCCCTGACCCTGGGCGGCGGCTACCTCTTCGTTGACGAGGAGTTCGCTCAGGCCAAAGCCTTCGACGCCACCCTGCTGGCCGACGGCAGCAACCTCGCCGCTGCTATCGCTGCTGCGGATGCTGCTTCGGAAGACGACGCTTGGAAGGTCGGTACCGCTCTGACCTACAAGTTCTAA
- a CDS encoding YgdI/YgdR family lipoprotein, with translation MKKLITLVLVSMLALSLSACATTKGGDKARVKCPACGYEFEVPATPGN, from the coding sequence ATGAAAAAGCTGATCACTCTGGTTCTGGTTTCCATGCTGGCTCTTTCCCTGTCGGCCTGCGCCACCACGAAAGGTGGTGACAAAGCTCGCGTGAAGTGCCCCGCCTGCGGGTACGAGTTCGAAGTTCCCGCTACTCCGGGCAACTAA
- a CDS encoding peroxiredoxin family protein, with protein sequence MKKTALALLTLLSILALPPLSLALEKGTAAPDFELPSLEGKKVRLSDFKGQIILLKLATTWCPTCKQQSNEFRQAADDLEKNNVAVVEVFLQDSEEMIREYFKGQESTVPIVKLIDNGPARKAYNVYLIPRVLLIDQDFKIQRDGSLITAYDLTRRIEKLAAGSN encoded by the coding sequence ATGAAAAAAACCGCGCTCGCCCTCCTCACCCTCCTCTCGATACTCGCCCTGCCCCCGCTGTCCCTCGCCCTGGAAAAAGGCACCGCCGCTCCCGATTTCGAACTGCCTTCGCTCGAAGGAAAGAAGGTCAGGCTCTCTGACTTCAAGGGCCAGATCATCCTGCTCAAACTGGCCACCACCTGGTGCCCGACCTGCAAGCAGCAGTCGAATGAGTTCCGCCAGGCAGCGGACGACCTGGAAAAGAACAATGTCGCCGTCGTCGAAGTTTTCCTCCAGGACTCCGAGGAAATGATCCGTGAGTACTTCAAGGGGCAGGAATCCACGGTGCCCATCGTCAAACTCATCGATAACGGGCCTGCCCGCAAAGCCTACAACGTGTACCTGATCCCCAGGGTGCTGCTCATCGACCAGGATTTCAAGATCCAACGCGACGGCAGCCTGATCACCGCCTACGACCTTACCCGGCGCATCGAGAAACTTGCGGCAGGCAGCAACTGA
- the mce gene encoding methylmalonyl-CoA epimerase has protein sequence MTRKINHIGIAVKSLETALPLYRDVFGMTFEGTEEVAEQKVRVAFLAIGESRIELLEPTSADSPVAKFLEKNGEGIHHLAYQVEDLERALEQLKADGVRLIDEKPRRGAHNSLIAFLHPKATGGVLTELCQAADH, from the coding sequence ATGACCAGAAAAATCAATCACATCGGTATCGCGGTAAAAAGTCTCGAGACTGCTCTCCCCCTCTACCGGGACGTTTTCGGCATGACTTTCGAGGGAACCGAAGAAGTCGCCGAACAGAAAGTCCGTGTGGCCTTCCTCGCCATCGGCGAATCCCGCATCGAATTGCTCGAACCCACTTCAGCAGATTCTCCGGTGGCCAAATTTCTGGAAAAAAATGGCGAGGGCATTCATCACCTCGCCTACCAGGTCGAGGATCTCGAACGGGCCCTGGAGCAGCTCAAAGCCGATGGCGTGCGCCTGATCGATGAAAAACCCCGGCGCGGCGCCCACAACAGCCTGATTGCCTTTCTCCACCCCAAGGCAACCGGCGGGGTTCTTACCGAGCTGTGCCAAGCTGCAGACCACTAG
- the meaB gene encoding methylmalonyl Co-A mutase-associated GTPase MeaB — protein MIKLHDIAEGVKKGQLRALAKAITLVESRNIDHSVAATTLLDELLPASGNSIRLGISGVPGAGKSTIIEALGLHLTGLGHKVAVLAVDPTSQLSGGSILGDKTRMEALSRDPNAFIRPSPSGDTLGGVARKTRETMLVCEAAGYDVIIVETVGVGQSEITVASMVDFFMLLQLPGAGDELQGIKKGVMEIADAIFINKAEGDNRPKAELARQQYLNALHLLKPKSTNWQVPVRLCSALHKQGIAEAWQTVHDFTQAMKASGEFEQKRRLQATDWMWTLTMNDLKDLFMHDRNVAALLTQMQQAVAQGITTPGAASRRLIEVFKRGH, from the coding sequence ATGATCAAACTCCACGACATCGCCGAGGGGGTCAAAAAAGGTCAGCTGCGCGCCCTGGCCAAGGCCATCACCCTGGTCGAGAGCCGCAATATCGACCACTCGGTCGCCGCCACCACCCTGCTCGACGAACTGCTGCCCGCCTCGGGCAACTCCATCCGCCTCGGCATCTCCGGCGTCCCCGGCGCCGGCAAGAGCACCATCATCGAGGCCCTCGGCCTGCACCTGACAGGCCTCGGCCACAAGGTGGCGGTACTCGCCGTCGACCCCACTTCGCAGCTCTCGGGGGGCAGCATCCTCGGCGACAAGACCCGCATGGAGGCTCTTTCCCGCGACCCCAACGCCTTCATCCGCCCCTCCCCCTCCGGAGACACCCTCGGCGGGGTCGCCCGCAAGACCCGCGAAACCATGCTCGTCTGCGAGGCCGCCGGCTACGATGTGATCATCGTCGAGACCGTCGGCGTCGGCCAATCGGAGATCACCGTCGCCTCCATGGTCGATTTCTTCATGCTGCTGCAGCTGCCGGGAGCCGGCGACGAGCTGCAGGGGATCAAAAAAGGGGTCATGGAGATCGCCGACGCCATCTTCATCAACAAGGCCGAAGGGGACAATCGCCCCAAGGCCGAACTGGCCCGACAGCAGTACCTCAACGCCCTGCACCTGCTCAAACCCAAGAGCACCAATTGGCAGGTACCGGTTCGGCTCTGCAGTGCCCTGCACAAGCAGGGGATCGCCGAAGCCTGGCAGACCGTGCACGATTTCACCCAGGCGATGAAGGCCAGCGGCGAATTCGAACAGAAACGCCGCCTGCAGGCCACCGACTGGATGTGGACCCTGACCATGAACGATCTGAAAGATCTGTTTATGCACGATCGGAACGTCGCCGCCCTGCTCACCCAGATGCAGCAGGCAGTGGCGCAGGGGATCACAACCCCGGGGGCCGCCTCCCGGCGCCTCATCGAGGTCTTCAAAAGAGGGCATTGA
- the scpA gene encoding methylmalonyl-CoA mutase: MSDFKKKALPDWESLVRKEIKSDDLSRLNWDTPEGIQVKPLYTRADTENLETADTLPGIAPFVRGPMASMYAGRPWTVRQYAGFSTAEESNAFYKRNLAAGQQGLSVAFDLATHRGYDSDHPRVVGDVGKAGVAIDSVEDMKILFDSIPLDQVSVSMTMNGAVLPIMANYIVAAEEQGVKQEQLAGTIQNDILKEFMVRNTYIYPPEPSMRIISDIIDYTSKYMPRFNSISISGYHIQEAGANAALELAFTLADGLEYVKAALARGLDIDAFAPRLSFFFGIGMNFFMEAAKLRAARFLWAKLISRFNPKNPKSLMLRTHCQTSGWSLTEQDPYNNVIRTTLEALAAVLGGTQSLHTNALDEAIALPTDQSARIARNTQLIIQEETGITKVVDPLGGSYYVESLTASLIEEAQKILDEIDALGGMTKAIESGMPKLRIEESAAKKQAAIDSGRDVIVGVNKYKLAKEDPIETLDIDNTVVRESQIARLQKMRAGRDEAACQKALAAITAACQNGKENLLGLCVEAARQRASVGEISDAMEKVFGRHRAEIKLVSGAYGSVVESDKDFAELKKRIDAFAAGEGRRPRILIAKMGQDGHDRGAKVVATAYADVGFDVDVGPLFQTPEEAAKMAVENDVHVVGVSSLAAGHKTLVPQLAAELKKLGAEDIVIVCGGVIPRQDYEALYAAGASRIFGPGTPITISAGETLEAIEEKRS; this comes from the coding sequence ATGAGTGATTTCAAGAAAAAAGCTCTGCCCGACTGGGAGTCGCTGGTCCGGAAGGAAATCAAGTCCGACGACCTCTCCCGGCTGAACTGGGACACCCCCGAGGGGATCCAGGTCAAGCCCCTCTACACCCGGGCCGACACCGAAAACCTGGAGACCGCCGACACCCTGCCGGGCATCGCCCCCTTCGTGCGCGGGCCGATGGCGTCCATGTACGCCGGCCGCCCCTGGACGGTGCGCCAGTACGCCGGCTTTTCCACCGCCGAGGAGTCCAACGCCTTCTACAAGCGCAACCTCGCCGCCGGCCAGCAGGGGCTTTCAGTCGCCTTCGACCTGGCCACCCACCGCGGCTACGATTCTGACCACCCGCGAGTGGTCGGCGACGTCGGCAAGGCCGGGGTGGCCATCGACTCGGTGGAGGACATGAAGATCCTCTTCGACAGCATCCCCCTCGACCAGGTCTCGGTGTCGATGACCATGAACGGCGCGGTGCTGCCGATCATGGCCAACTACATCGTCGCCGCCGAGGAGCAAGGGGTCAAACAGGAGCAGCTCGCCGGGACCATCCAGAACGACATCCTCAAGGAGTTCATGGTCCGCAACACCTACATCTACCCGCCCGAGCCTTCGATGCGGATCATCTCCGACATCATCGACTACACCAGCAAGTACATGCCGCGCTTCAACTCGATCTCCATCTCCGGCTACCACATCCAGGAGGCCGGCGCCAATGCGGCGCTCGAGCTGGCCTTCACCCTGGCCGACGGCCTCGAGTACGTCAAGGCCGCCCTGGCCCGCGGGCTCGACATCGACGCCTTCGCGCCGCGGCTCTCCTTCTTCTTCGGCATCGGCATGAACTTCTTCATGGAAGCCGCCAAGCTGCGCGCCGCCCGCTTCCTCTGGGCGAAGCTGATCAGCCGCTTCAACCCGAAGAACCCCAAGTCGCTGATGCTGCGCACCCACTGCCAGACCTCGGGGTGGAGCCTCACCGAGCAGGACCCCTACAACAACGTCATCCGCACCACCCTCGAGGCGCTGGCCGCGGTGCTCGGCGGCACCCAGTCGCTGCACACCAACGCTCTGGACGAGGCGATCGCCCTGCCCACCGACCAGTCGGCGCGCATCGCCCGCAACACCCAGCTGATCATCCAGGAGGAGACCGGCATCACCAAGGTCGTCGATCCTCTGGGCGGCTCCTACTACGTCGAGTCGCTGACCGCTTCGCTGATCGAGGAGGCACAGAAGATTCTGGACGAGATCGATGCCCTCGGCGGCATGACCAAGGCCATCGAGTCGGGGATGCCCAAGCTGCGCATCGAGGAGTCGGCCGCCAAGAAGCAGGCCGCCATCGATTCGGGGCGCGACGTCATCGTCGGCGTCAACAAGTACAAGCTGGCCAAGGAAGATCCCATCGAGACCCTCGACATCGACAACACCGTGGTGCGCGAGTCGCAGATCGCCCGGCTCCAGAAGATGCGCGCCGGCCGCGACGAAGCCGCCTGCCAAAAGGCGCTTGCCGCCATCACCGCGGCATGCCAGAATGGCAAGGAGAACCTGCTCGGCCTCTGTGTCGAAGCCGCACGCCAGCGCGCCTCGGTGGGTGAGATCTCCGATGCCATGGAGAAGGTCTTCGGCCGCCACCGGGCGGAAATCAAGCTGGTCTCGGGAGCTTACGGATCCGTGGTGGAATCGGACAAGGACTTCGCCGAACTGAAAAAGCGCATCGACGCCTTCGCCGCCGGCGAGGGACGCCGCCCGCGCATCCTCATCGCCAAGATGGGCCAGGACGGCCACGATCGCGGCGCCAAGGTGGTGGCCACCGCCTACGCCGACGTCGGCTTCGACGTCGATGTGGGCCCGCTCTTCCAGACGCCGGAAGAGGCCGCCAAGATGGCCGTGGAGAACGACGTCCACGTGGTCGGCGTATCCAGCCTCGCCGCCGGGCACAAGACCCTGGTGCCGCAGCTCGCCGCCGAACTGAAAAAACTCGGCGCCGAGGACATCGTCATCGTCTGCGGCGGGGTCATCCCCCGCCAGGACTACGAGGCCCTCTACGCCGCCGGCGCCTCCCGCATCTTCGGACCGGGCACCCCGATCACCATCTCGGCCGGCGAGACCCTCGAGGCGATCGAGGAAAAACGCTCGTAG
- a CDS encoding helix-turn-helix domain-containing protein produces MDFNIGSKIKKLRKARKLTLQDVARETGFSPALISQIENNNVSPPIATLSKIARFFDVKMGHFFEDEEEERKFEVVKRGERRVVSRVISKAGTGHGYTYEALSFRKRNKKMEPFMVTVSERAGEETLYNHDGEEFLLILKGRAEVLLDEERLILEEGDAVYFDSSLRHRLLSYDGEEVQVLAVVTR; encoded by the coding sequence ATGGATTTCAACATCGGGTCGAAAATCAAAAAATTGCGCAAGGCCCGCAAACTCACCCTGCAGGACGTGGCCCGCGAAACCGGCTTTTCCCCGGCGCTGATTTCGCAGATCGAAAACAACAACGTCTCCCCTCCCATCGCCACCCTCTCCAAGATCGCGCGTTTTTTCGACGTGAAGATGGGGCACTTTTTCGAGGACGAGGAGGAGGAGCGCAAGTTCGAGGTCGTCAAGCGCGGCGAACGGCGGGTGGTCAGCCGGGTCATCTCCAAGGCCGGCACCGGCCACGGCTACACCTACGAGGCGCTCTCCTTCCGCAAGCGCAACAAGAAGATGGAACCGTTCATGGTGACGGTCTCCGAACGTGCCGGCGAGGAAACCCTCTACAATCATGACGGCGAGGAGTTCCTGTTGATCCTCAAAGGCCGCGCCGAGGTGCTGCTCGACGAGGAACGGCTGATTCTCGAGGAGGGGGATGCGGTCTATTTCGACTCCTCCCTGCGCCACCGCCTGCTCTCCTACGACGGCGAGGAGGTCCAGGTCTTGGCGGTGGTCACCCGCTGA
- the mqnB gene encoding futalosine hydrolase produces the protein MLALIAAVPMETELLRQQLFPCEVRECGRRELLQGRLSGRPVALLHSGVGKAGAAAATQALLEKLRPAAVINFGCGGAYPGSGLRVGDLALANEEVFGDEGVIAPAGFLDMEQLGFPLLEKGGRRLFNRFPVDGQLLGSARRLLADFALAQGCKMAVGPLVTVSSCSGLERLGWELAERTGGICENMEGAAVAQQCALYDTPLVALRGISNLVEDRDMKRWDLKLAARNAQLAVQTLLAHWPLVKETA, from the coding sequence ATGCTCGCTCTTATCGCCGCCGTACCGATGGAAACCGAACTGCTGCGTCAGCAGCTGTTTCCCTGCGAGGTGCGTGAATGCGGCCGCCGCGAACTGCTGCAGGGGCGGCTTTCCGGCCGGCCGGTAGCACTGCTGCACAGCGGGGTCGGCAAGGCCGGCGCCGCCGCGGCGACCCAAGCGCTTCTCGAAAAGCTGCGCCCCGCAGCGGTGATCAACTTCGGCTGCGGCGGGGCCTATCCCGGCAGCGGGCTGCGGGTGGGCGACCTGGCCCTGGCCAACGAAGAGGTGTTCGGCGATGAGGGGGTGATCGCTCCCGCGGGGTTTCTGGACATGGAGCAGCTAGGGTTTCCCCTGCTGGAAAAAGGCGGGCGTCGGCTGTTCAACCGTTTTCCCGTCGATGGCCAGCTGCTCGGGTCCGCCAGGCGCCTGCTGGCCGACTTCGCTCTGGCCCAGGGGTGCAAAATGGCGGTGGGGCCGCTGGTGACCGTATCGAGCTGCTCGGGACTAGAGCGGCTGGGCTGGGAGCTGGCCGAGCGCACCGGCGGGATCTGCGAAAACATGGAAGGCGCCGCCGTGGCCCAGCAGTGCGCGTTGTATGACACTCCGCTGGTCGCTCTGCGCGGCATTTCCAACCTGGTGGAAGATCGGGACATGAAGCGCTGGGATCTCAAGCTGGCGGCCCGCAATGCCCAGTTGGCCGTCCAGACCCTGCTCGCACACTGGCCCCTGGTCAAGGAGACGGCATGA
- a CDS encoding menaquinone biosynthesis family protein, giving the protein MTRTLSLGYSPCPNDTFIFYALVHGRIPLEGIQLRERLEDVETLNRLALDAVLDLTKISYHALGHLRRDYALLRSGGALGRGCGPLVVTRQAASMEALRGCTIAIPGELTTANLLLQLYGAGYENTSIMPFDRIMAAVQRGEVDAGVIIHESRFTFPSYGLVQVADLGAWWERETGHPIPLGGILARRSLGPELISRIDGAIRSSIEYAFAHPEETKGYIKRHSQELSDPVIESHIGLYVNEFSLDLGVAGQAAIEELFQRAERRGIIPSCQLPLFVD; this is encoded by the coding sequence ATGACGCGGACCCTGAGCCTGGGCTATTCCCCCTGCCCCAACGACACCTTTATCTTCTATGCCCTCGTCCACGGCCGGATTCCCCTGGAGGGTATTCAATTGCGGGAGCGCCTTGAGGATGTCGAGACTCTTAACCGCCTGGCCCTCGATGCGGTGCTCGACCTGACCAAGATCTCCTATCACGCCCTGGGGCATCTGCGCCGGGACTACGCCCTGCTGCGCAGCGGCGGTGCCCTCGGCCGGGGCTGCGGGCCGCTGGTCGTCACCCGCCAGGCCGCTTCCATGGAGGCGCTGCGCGGCTGCACAATTGCCATCCCGGGGGAGTTGACCACCGCCAACCTGCTGCTTCAGCTCTACGGCGCCGGCTACGAGAACACTTCGATCATGCCCTTCGACCGGATCATGGCAGCGGTGCAGCGCGGGGAGGTGGATGCCGGGGTGATCATCCACGAGTCGCGCTTTACCTTCCCCTCCTACGGGCTGGTTCAGGTGGCGGACCTGGGAGCCTGGTGGGAGCGGGAAACGGGTCATCCCATCCCCCTGGGCGGAATCCTGGCCCGGCGCTCCCTCGGCCCCGAGCTGATCTCCCGCATCGACGGCGCCATCCGGAGCAGCATCGAGTATGCCTTTGCCCACCCCGAAGAAACCAAAGGCTATATCAAGCGCCACTCCCAGGAGCTGTCCGATCCGGTGATCGAAAGCCATATCGGGCTGTATGTCAACGAGTTTTCCCTCGATCTCGGTGTCGCTGGCCAGGCGGCGATCGAAGAGCTGTTTCAGCGTGCCGAGCGGCGCGGCATCATCCCCTCCTGCCAGTTGCCCCTGTTTGTCGATTGA